A stretch of Dasypus novemcinctus isolate mDasNov1 chromosome 14, mDasNov1.1.hap2, whole genome shotgun sequence DNA encodes these proteins:
- the TMEM249 gene encoding cation channel sperm-associated auxiliary subunit TMEM249, protein MERQGSVWNLRPGLLERARGPAWTAPCPRLSVVSVLRPAALEKLVSQDARGQVGGLPTAARGKRFQLWALGCVCTERHLAKRLKSNSFYPFMQQQPKVFVLEYYLDTLWKGSLLFAVCLLLVVFGVVSEVHRQATWGFPACGMVAGLWLMVSSLPRRRLVLNHTRGIYHFSIQGRTVCQGPLHLVYVRLALSSDAYGRSFFQLVLCGHKLEPLVLVQLSERYEQMEFLGRHIARKLDINYFDHQATSYRHVVRHWPLGAAFSPGIVLRRDRSYSRPGRSLTELDV, encoded by the exons ATGGAGAGGCAGGGGTCGGTGTGG AACCTGCGGCCTGGCCTTCTAGAACGTGCGCGCGGCCCGGCCTGGACCGCCCCCTGCCCGCGCCTGTCGGTCGTGTCTGTGCTGCGGCCCGCGGCCCTGGAAAAGCTCGTCTCCCAG GACGCCAGGGGCCAGGTCGGCGGCCTGCCCACCGCCGCCAGGGGCAAGCGCTTCCAGCTCTGGGCGCTGGGATGCGTCTGCACCGAGCGCCACCTGGCCAAGCGCCTCAAGAGCAACAGCTTCTACCCGTTCATGCAGCAGCAGCCGAAAG TCTTCGTGCTCGAGTACTACCTGGACACGCTGTGGAAGGGGTCGCTGCTCTTCGCCGTCTGCCTCCTCCTGGTGGTCTTCGGCGTCGTGAGCGAG GTGCACCGGCAGGCGACGTGGGGCTTCCCCGCGTGCGGCATGGTCGCGGGCCTGTGGCTCATGGTCTCGTCGCTGCCGCGGCGCCGCCTGGTGCTGAACCACACGCGCGGCATCTACCACTTCTCCATCCAGGGCCGCACGGTGTGCCAGGGCCCGCTGCACCTGGTCTACGTGCGCCTGGCGCTCAGCTCGGACG CCTACGGGAGGTCCTTCTTCCAGCTGGTCCTGTGCGGCCACAAGCTGGAGCCGCTGGTGCTGGTGCAGCTGTCGGAGCGCTACGAG CAAATGGAATTCCTGGGCCGCCACATCGCGCGGAAGCTGGACATTAACTACTTCGACCACCAGGCCACGTCCTACCGCCACGTGGTCCGCCACTGGCCGCTGGGGGCCGCCTTCAGCCCGGGCATCGTGCTGCGCAGGGACCGCTCCTACAGCAGGCCCGGGCGCTCCCTGACCGAGCTGGACGTGTGA